Within Desulfobacter sp., the genomic segment CAGGCAGTCATGGTCATTCATGATGGGGACCAGATGGGTGGTGCCCACCAGGGCCATGCGGTTCTGCTTGGGATCCAGGGTGCTGATCTCCTTGGCATGGGCCTTGGTGACTTTTTTGAGGCCTTCCATATCCGCCGGTGCGTTGGCTTTCATTGAAATTGCGCCGTAGCGGCCCACAATGGCCTTGATTTTTTTGTCAGCGAATACGGTACCGATGCCGCCCCGGCCGGCCTGTTTGTAACGGACCATTTTACGGCCTGCATCCCACCAGGAAAAGTTCAGGCAGCCGAAATAGGTATTTTCAGCCCCCGGGCCTGCCGTTACAACTGAGACGTTTACCGGTTTTTTTTCATCAAAGTAATGGGTCAGCACCTTTGACATTTCATAGGAGTCTTCGGGCAGGTCCTGGGCCTGGAAGAACTTGATTTTGTTCTCAATGCCGTCGATGAGGACAACGGTGTCCGTTTGGGCCTTGCCGTCGATCTGGAGGACATCAAATCCGGAGAATTTTTTATAAGGGCCGAAATACCCACCCACGTTGGAGTCGATGGGGGCGCCGGTAAGGGGGGAAATTGAGGTGACGATGCTTTTGCCGCCGCCGGGATAGCCCGGGGTGCCGCCCAGCGGGCCGGAGGCAATGCATACGGTATTTTCCGGATCGTTCCACTTGGTGTTCCCGGAAACCGCATTCCACATCAACCAGAGATCATACCCCTTGCCGCCGATGAATTTTTCCTTGATTTTTTCGTCGATGGGGGTGATGTCCACCTGGGTGTCGGAAAGATTGATACGAAGAGACTGGTCTGTGTATCCCTGTTTTACCTCGGCCCGTTTATAGGAGACGGCCTTGATCTCCTTAAGACTGAATTGACCCATTTTTTGCGCTCCTTAAAAAGCATGCTGCATCTGTATTTTTGGTTTGATCATGCTGCGGACTGGCAACCATCCGCAGAGTTCCGTCTTCCATTGTAACATATCCCCCGGACAGGGGACAGGTTCATCCGGCAAATAGATGACATAATGGTTAAACCATTAATAGGGTATTCCCTTTCTCTTGTCAACCCAAGGGGTTAGATGTGCCGGGCTAACAGGTAAAAAAACTTGACTTTTCAGGTGTTTCACGGTATTACCCACATGGAAAATAACCTTAATAAATAAGGCGTTCGGTATGCTTATTGTATCCAATTTCTTACAAGCTGTTGCAGTGGTCCTGGAATGGGGGCTGAATATTTATTGGTGGATTGTCATCATTGGGGCCATCTTGTCCTGGGTCCGGCCGGATCCTTACCACCCTGCTGTCCGTTTCCTCAACCAGGCCACCGAGCCCGTTTTTTATCAGATCAGAAAACGGCTTCCCGTGGTTTTCGGCGGGATGGACCTGTCTCCTCTGATTGTGCTTGCTGCCATCCTTTTTCTTCAGACCTTTGTCGTGAACAGCCTTTTCCAGCTGGCACGGTCCGTTAATTAACACCAGAAAAGGAGTTCCTATGGGGGTTACACCGCTGGTTGTCAAACAAAAGGAGTTTTCCACCCGGTTCAGGGGGTTTGATGTACAGGAAGTGGATGCCTTCCTCGAGGAGGTGGCCCGGGAGCTTGCCTCCCAGGACCGAACCATCGAAGCCCTGAAGCAGGAAAAACACCGGCTGGAACTGGAAAACCAGGGGTATCGGAAACGGGAAGATTCCATGAAAAATGCCATGATCCAGTCCCAGAAGGTACTGGACCAGATGAAGGACAACGCCCGTAAATCAGCCCAGGTGGTCATTGCCAACGCAGAAGTGGAGGCAGAGAAAATTTTGAACCGGGCCCATAAGCGCCTATCCCAGCTCCACAGTGATATAACGGAACTCAAGCGCCAGCGGATTCAGCTTGAGATGCAGATCAGTTCGGTGTTAGAATCCCATTCCAAGATGCTTGAGATGACCAAGGAAGAAAACAAGGCGGCTGATGAAGCCGACGCCTCCCTGAAGTTTATCAGGCAGGCCTAAGGCCTGACCGGCAGCATTTACCACCGGCCCGGCCTTTTTGCTCCAATAATTTGTTTTCATCACATAATTTACGACAAATTTAATTCCAAAAAGGTGTTCCAATGGCTGAAATTGATGCTTTTTTCAAGCTTATGCATGACCAGGGTGCCTCGGACCTCCACCTGGCCTCCGGCCAGCAGCCGGCCCTGAGGCTTAACGGTGATATTGAACGGATCAAATACGACACCCTGACCTCGGACAAGCTTCGGGGGATGCTCTATGAAATCACCTCCCAGGAAAAGATAAAGGTGTTTGAAGAGACCGGTGATGTGGATTTCGGCTATGAGATTCCCGGCCTGGCCCGGTACAGGGCCAATTATTTCATGCAGAAAAACGGGATCTCTGCCGTATTCCGTGAAATTCCCTCCAATATCATGACCGCCGAACAGCTGGGGCTGCCCCCGGTGATTTCCAAACTGGCCAACCTGCCCAGGGGGCTGGTGCTGGTGACCGGGCCCACCGGCTCGGGCAAGTCCACCACCCTGGCCGCCATCATCGACCAGGCCAATAGGGCCCGGAAAGACCATATCATCACGGTGGAAGACCCCATCGAATTTGTCCATAAAAGCCAGAACTGCATCATCAATCACCGGGAAGTGGGCACACATACCCAGACCTTTTCAGCCGCCCTGCGCGGGGCCCTGCGTGAGGACCCGGACGTCATCCTGGTGGGGGAGCTCCGGGATCTTGAAACCATCTCCCTTGCCATTGAGGCGGCATCCACCGGCCACCTGGTTTTCGGTACCCTTCATACCTCCAGTGCCCCAAAAACCGTGGACAGGATCATTGAGGTCTTTCCCTCCTCGGAACAGGCACAGATCCGCTCCACCCTCTCGGACAGCCTCAGGGCGGTCGTGGCCCAGGTATTGTTCAAGCGCATCGATAAAAAGGGGCGTTGCGCGGCCCTGGAAATCCTGGTGGCC encodes:
- a CDS encoding YggT family protein is translated as MLIVSNFLQAVAVVLEWGLNIYWWIVIIGAILSWVRPDPYHPAVRFLNQATEPVFYQIRKRLPVVFGGMDLSPLIVLAAILFLQTFVVNSLFQLARSVN
- a CDS encoding DivIVA domain-containing protein; translation: MGVTPLVVKQKEFSTRFRGFDVQEVDAFLEEVARELASQDRTIEALKQEKHRLELENQGYRKREDSMKNAMIQSQKVLDQMKDNARKSAQVVIANAEVEAEKILNRAHKRLSQLHSDITELKRQRIQLEMQISSVLESHSKMLEMTKEENKAADEADASLKFIRQA
- a CDS encoding type IV pilus twitching motility protein PilT, with translation MAEIDAFFKLMHDQGASDLHLASGQQPALRLNGDIERIKYDTLTSDKLRGMLYEITSQEKIKVFEETGDVDFGYEIPGLARYRANYFMQKNGISAVFREIPSNIMTAEQLGLPPVISKLANLPRGLVLVTGPTGSGKSTTLAAIIDQANRARKDHIITVEDPIEFVHKSQNCIINHREVGTHTQTFSAALRGALREDPDVILVGELRDLETISLAIEAASTGHLVFGTLHTSSAPKTVDRIIEVFPSSEQAQIRSTLSDSLRAVVAQVLFKRIDKKGRCAALEILVATPAVRNLIRESKTHQIPSMIQTGKTYGMQLLDDAIMDLYKKRMISPDEAYSKANNKGLFRPFLKNPPSDFTEA